tgactaccgtattttccgcactatagggcgcactggattataaggcgcactgtcaatgaatggtctattttcgatcttttttcatatataaggcgcaccggactataaggcgcattaagcgaaacaaaacagtcagtcagtcaaacttcctccacttccgtaccattgattcattaatgttgaattctctcgcagctgctctattcccatgttctactgcgtgactgatagccttgagtttgaagtccgcgtcgtaagcgtgtctcttgacaggagccatgttgggtccttatacacacacactgtaatattatggtgaagcacagtatgtattactccgcgacgctcctgactacggtggccgtgatgctgctgcggtgcggctttgtagtttaccaaagtcgtactaaaacatgttgacagagcgccgtgtaccacacaaaatcgcttcgaggtcagtaagcacaaccagaattaatccatatataaggcgctccggattataaggcgcactgtcgttttttgagaaaattaaaggcttttaagtgcgccttatagtgcggaaaatacggtaaattAAGTCAGTCAAAAAAAGTCTGTCATTGCCTCACAATGCTAAGCACAAAGGAAAATGAGGAGAAGCCCGGGTCTCGGAATAGAAAACAAAGTTTATGTAAACATGACACGCCAATTTTCGGCACTTTTCCGGTGTGACGCCATCTGACACGTGTTGAAGTGAATAattaatgaagaaaagaaaaaaggattttgACAATTATTATAAGGGATTatcatacaaaacatacaattaacATTCTCCcatcaaagccaccagacttcAGTCAGACCAAAGTCATTTTACCTCGCTGATCATCAAAACACACTTTCATTCAAactttacagaaagaaaaactaaaactcAAAAACCTTCTTTATTACTCTTTCCAAGGTTCCAATAATCACCGACTCATAAGCGTATACTTGCACTGATATTGGTTTTGGGTGGCTAAAATACTAGATCGCTCTCTTTAAAACCACAACACTCCATTAACATAAAAAGTAACTTACTCCTGCAGAACATAAAAGTATACATACAACCCCACTTAAAATATCCAAACTAACCCTTTCAGTTATTTCCAAACTTCACACAGCTAACTTTGACTCGGCTATTGCTAGCGTTCACATTATCCATAATCGTATTGATTAGCTTACCATGGTAACCCAGGTCACTGCTTTTTGTCAGCGGCTGAGTTGACGTTTCAATTTGCAAACCCTGTAAAAGAAAGCAAGTTGAGTCAACCTTTTAACAAGAACATATgccataataacaaaaaatatcttGTTTAAACAAGAAACCTTTCATGTTTCAAACAAGACAAATAGTACTGCTGTCAAAGTGGCTGCCGTAAAAATCACATGAGGTAAAGTTGTCTTGAGCTTGATTTGATTTTTGGTCATATGCACCCATCAATTCATTGATTAAGTTGCCTTTCACAGCTGTGACTGTGTCTTCAAATCTCTTTACAGAATAGTGTTTGTGACTACGGGTTGGGTTGGGTTGGTTTTAACGTCTTGCTCTCCTGCAGGGTCatagaggaggagctgagggacGCGTCCTCGGAGGACGTCCCACCGCTCACCCCGCTGGCTGTGGAGGTGAAGACTGAGCAGGAGCAGAAGATTGTGACCCAGCTGGGCAAAATGATCCGCGTCATCGGCGACAGGGTCCGAGACGACAAGGAGTTCCAAGAGTGAGTCTCTCAGCCGCCGCGTCTCAGCGCTCGTGGTAGAAAACAGAAATGGAATGGGGTTAAATGTTCAAAGAGCGCTCTGTGAATTCTTTCATTGaaataacccccccccacatCCTTTCTTGTGTTTCTCCTGCAGTGCCATAGACGGGGTGGCTTGTTTCTCCGGCTCTAAGTGGGACCGCTTTAAGGAAGTGGCAGACAAAGTGTTCGAACATGGGATCACGTGGGAGAGGATCGCCGTGCTCTTCTACGTTGCCGGAAAGCTGGCTGTCAGGGTGGgttggcttctttttttaatcacagagCCTCACCTTTCCATCAGAAGGTGCGGACAGGGTCGGGACTTGTTTCTCTAAGAGGAAGGTTGTGTTTGCTCAGGCGTCAGTCTTTGACCTGCTGGCTGTAGAGGCTGTCAGTGCTTATGCTCGCTACCTAATTATTCTTGATTCTTAGAATGCAATCTGTCTTTGCACATCTGCATTGCCTTTTACATTTCTGCCTGCCAACAGAAGTATGAATGTGTTGCGGAGATTGACTTCTGCTACCTGTGATCACCCTGAACACCctgcaaaatgtgacaaaagctgttttttcatGACTGAAGACATTGAATATTTCATGCGCGTTTATATAAAAGACTTCTGGGagatattcaattcaattcaattcagtttattttgtatagcccagaatcacaaattacaaatttgcctcagagggctttacaatctgtgcacatgcgacatcctctgtccttccctcacatcggcacaggaaacactcccctaaaaaacccctttaacagggagaaaagaggaagaaacctatgggagaacgacagaggagggatccttctcccaggatggacagaatgcaatagatgtcatgtgtacagaatgagcagcataacagagatacaacacattcaatgtatatgacataaatgattcatataataagactacttataataacagcagcaattattacagtagaattatagccatgaaaatagggatagtaatgtgactaataataataatcgaagtagcagtgggtgtcagtcggctcacagcaggaggcacgactacggtccaggtaccacaacgattcatggaaacctgcagagcgagaaagcaaaagggcttcatattcatattcaacgCTCGTATGGCTGAATGGAGGCAAATCTCTGCAGCCAGGTCCCAACATCTGTTACAGCGGcacattaaagctagggtgggcgaaaacagccgttgagattccgtcgcgtgctctctggcctctccctgccacgctacctgctgtagctcctcccaccgacgtcagttatgcgcgttcatgtgaattcagttacattgataggaagacgaaacacgcagggacgcaccaacgctcgttgccaaggtgaccggacagtcccacagccaataagaacggagaatcggagcctcgctctgattggtcaaagtgtacatgagcggtggcaatttttgggtgcggcccacagaggcaggggagagcaaagttatgagcagatattctcagagcacttcacctacatatagctgactggctattaggacagttttgccaaatattacagtaaagaaattaattaattaatacccaccctagctttaatgcTCATAGTGGACACGCGGCCACTTCCACGAGAATCCTGATGTGCAAGGGAAGGCAGCAAGAACAGAAGCTCTCCGGCTCTTGACTCCGACACTAGCCGGCcctgcagcaggcagcagctctttttttttcctctcagcttTCTGTGCAGCATCAGGGGGACTTTTGTGGCTCGGCGGTAGAGCAGGttcttcaatcagaggatctgCGGCTACCctggctccgctagtccatgctGCTAATGCTACGGTAGCTGTGCCTACGGTACCGATAAAACCTAAATCaagtttaaagcaaaaaaacaaatcaattctgttatttcatttatatatagatatattattttgcaaaaaaacttAGGTTTtcgttaaaaaataaacttaaacgTACGAGAAAATACCAGCCACCAAAGCGACAACTATCGTTAAGCATACCGATGTAGAACATATGAGGCTACCTTACATACAGGTAATAGCAAATATTTAAGGGTACATGTACGGCAACGTCTGTCCAAACATGTCTAAAAGACTGTACAAATTTACACTACCCATGTCGGATATAACTACATGAAAAATGGTGGATTATCTGGTCAGCTTAAAAAGCTTTACCTCACGACAACTCAATATTTTAAACCACATTCACAAGTTCAGTGGCTAAATCAACAGTAATAACTCCTTATCTCAATGTAATAAAGTATACACGTATTGTTTGGTGTGACTTCTCTATATACACATATCTCCTGCTAATTATTATGTGTAGTCGGTTGCCAACTTCCACGAGTAGAAATACAGAACGGCTGCAGATGGATATAAGCAACTTTTTATAAGCGCGTTTTGTTAAGAAGGCCATATTGTAACATTAACTCATGTGTGAGGGACGGATTAAACCTGACTGAACACAAATATTCAACCGGTGCTTATGAATGTCTCCTGAGTGCCCATAAGAGCTATCAGCATCTCTGAAACTGACCAACATGTCCAAACTGAGATCAGGGAAACATACAAATGTGGTGACAGTTCATTCAAAGCTTAGTAGGTGAGTGTGTCAAATatcattttgattaatttcttTATATTAACATGTTAACAAAGGTAAATAACACATgcttatgtattttaaatattcttctgGCCACAATTTTTGTTAGAATAGGTCTATTTgggaagaatatatatattttagattttcttaTGCCACCTTTGGTATTTCTATTCGATGCTTTACTCATCTGCCACAGAAGTGTAAGGTTTTGAGTTGACCTATGTTAATTAGGGGGCTTTtccaaataaatattgataaaagTTATTGTTTGCAATTTAATGAGCATACATATAACTTCCTTTGCCCCCCCCATAATCATTTCTCTAGATCTGCCTATGCTGGGTTTTGATAACAAACTTTGGAATGACATGTTTAACAATCACACATGGGTGTAACATTCAGATGTCCACATCATTTTGTCAATGttccagtttatttttcaacgataaaaaaataatctacagCGTTCGGCAGCATCTtcactttgtgtgtgaatgttttttttgtgtgtttctgctgtgctTCAGATGGTGGAGGCTCATCTCCCTCAGTCAGTGAGGGAGATCCTGATGTGGACCGTGGACTTCTTCAGAAACAATCTACTGGCCTGGATTCGGGAACATGGAGGATGGGTATGTTGGGCCTTcttccatcttcttcttctcagagGACTTTCCTCTACTCTGTTCTGTTGGTTCTAATGAGACCTTTGTTCAGTTAGCCTCACTGTATGAGATTATACAGCTGTGTAGATAGagctatatttattttatttctgtcttcaaATTGCCCTTCCTAAGTCCCGCCCCCGTTTGCTCTGTGCTCCATAACAGTTGAGCTTAGATTTGCTACATCTAGTCAAAGGTAATATTACTACGGAAGTCACATTACACTGGTGTCACAACTTTCACGGACACATTACAGTATatgtaagttaaaaaagttaaaaatagttaaaatagttgttgtttttttctctgtctgtaaatataatatttcagttattgttgttttttctactgttttttttttattgcttatttataatacttgttttattttattattattttttatttttatttttagcttgtcttcttctactatgtctcttgtgtgcactttacgctacgctgttgtaagtctgcaaatttccccgctgcgggactaataaaggattatcttatcttatcttatcttatcttatcttatcttatcttatcttatcttatcttatcttatcttatcttatcttatcttatgtagTCACCTCTAAAGTTAGCTAATGTTGGGCTCAATGTAGCTGATTGGTCAAACACAGTGTACGGCTTCATTCACACAGTTTTGCTTCCTCTGCAGTGCACAGCACCACTATTAGGAAGACCGATGGATACTTCTCATAATGTTAGTTGTCACTTTCTGTACCAACAATAAAACGTTCTGTAGAGGACTGGGCTATAGATCGTGTTTTCTTTACCATTTTAATATCAGGTTgttcaactttttaaaaagtaatcatCATTCAGTGACATAAATGTTATCCAGATAAATGTTATCCACACCTGGTGATCAGAGCGGTCTCTCCACAGATCAACAGTTTCTCGGACCTGGCGGTGGCGTCCATGCAGAGCGTGTCGTCGCTGAGCTCCCACAGCTACGGCCTCGCCCTCATCTTTGTGGCCGGCCTGGCTCTAGGAAGCGTCATCACCTGGAGACTCACCAGACAGCTCTGaggaacgcacacacacacacacacacacactctcactgcAGACCTGGGTCACCCTCGTGTTCAGAAAGTCATTATAATGTTTACCAAATAAGTAGTATTTGACCCGATTATAGTAGAAGCAGcctggtctcctaaaaatgacGTTACCATACAACAAAGACTGCATTGCCAAAGTAGTTTCGAGGAAAAACATATTCTTACCCCGATTACGTTAGTTTTTTTTACGTAACACAAATGTTtctaaatcaaaacaaatgttttaattgtatgAGAAAGTGTTTACAGAAAAAGTAAGCgtttgtaactttaaaaaaacataacaaacatacatattttgaGCCAAATCCTAATGATTTACCAACCATAACCAAGTAACATAGTTGTGTTTTTCACAACGTTAATCATGAGTTTAGAACTGTGACCGTAATCTGGGgggaaaatacatttccctcttaaaaaaaaatggagaatgtAGTTCATTTTTATGGAAACATAACTTTGAAGGAGACCAGGTTGAGCAGTGGGTTTATTATTCAGAATCAATGAAAGGTGCCTGACCATCCAACACTTTCTATCTTCTCTAATGTTATCTATGCAAACTTGAAAACTTGAATGAAACATTGTATCATAcatatttttctacaaaactTTCTGTATCACGTTAAACAGATATTCTCTATGCTCTAAGAGTAATTATGCTCtagaaaaaaccccaaatggCAATGTCGACTACGTTAAGGCCTCTGGGTTCACAGTGGAAAACAAGTGCTAATGAGTTCATTTTGTGCCTCCTCATTGGATGTGACCACCCTGattgattgtgtgttttaaaattgTTCAGCTTGATGCATCACCACACAGGTCTCTCATCCCAAATCCCTTATTTGATCGCTTCTTGCTTCTCGATCGTTGCATGAGCTGGTCGCTCCCGTCCATCATCATGAAGGACGTTCCAAATCTGCTCTGAGGACTGTGTAGGGAGGGTGGATCCCTGAGGAGGCTTGAGCAAGGAAACACCAAGCCAAGCTTCTCAGAGGGGAGACAGTTATCCTGTGCCTCTTTAGCTAGTGTGCTTATACAACAAATAAGAGCTCAACAAAACTATCCGACAAAGCTCATCAATCGACCTGCTAGGGTTGACATCGATACAGTAGAATTGAAAAGGGAGAACCAGACTAAGGAGAGTCTTGTAACAACTCGACCTCTGTCTTTACAACCCGTTATCGATCATGACTTGTCAAACCAGGTCAGACTGGGATGTCACCACAACACAGATTTTTGTTCTTACACCAGCACAGATCCAACTCGGGTAT
This genomic window from Anoplopoma fimbria isolate UVic2021 breed Golden Eagle Sablefish chromosome 11, Afim_UVic_2022, whole genome shotgun sequence contains:
- the LOC129098304 gene encoding apoptosis regulator BAX-like, which encodes MACEGNGMSDARIGEALIKEVIEEELRDASSEDVPPLTPLAVEVKTEQEQKIVTQLGKMIRVIGDRVRDDKEFQDAIDGVACFSGSKWDRFKEVADKVFEHGITWERIAVLFYVAGKLAVRMVEAHLPQSVREILMWTVDFFRNNLLAWIREHGGWINSFSDLAVASMQSVSSLSSHSYGLALIFVAGLALGSVITWRLTRQL